A genomic stretch from Candidatus Obscuribacterales bacterium includes:
- a CDS encoding DUF3747 domain-containing protein — translation MSVKRWLHLAGALGLGLLASAGQPAIATTFTQQEVNADRFVTVAAPFAGGTRHQLLILEQISDRRDCWSTQSSSPTLVTPLLLDFDFSGICGRSTDSNGYSVRVGNEDLGWRYGLQVTRQGNDLVLMAVPNQDRTSPSLEIGRTNGVTNEFAEIQLNSGWRLTRRTYNGQALGHIYITHDRNLDVLIAEAGGRTSTATHPTLPTPPQTSTPSIPSPSPTPGTTVTVPGNLAALPEASPTSTRSYQVLVSVATPAEQARLQQLAPDSFRTVVDGYSVMQAGIFRERDRAASLQQQLIQNNLSARLVRSSIDLSQVTPR, via the coding sequence ATGAGCGTGAAACGATGGCTGCATCTTGCAGGTGCATTGGGATTGGGATTATTGGCATCAGCTGGACAACCTGCGATCGCTACAACGTTTACCCAGCAGGAGGTAAACGCCGATCGCTTTGTGACCGTTGCGGCCCCGTTTGCGGGTGGCACCAGACACCAATTGTTAATTCTGGAGCAAATCAGCGATCGCCGCGATTGCTGGTCAACCCAATCCAGTTCACCCACTCTGGTAACCCCCCTGCTGCTGGATTTTGACTTCAGCGGCATTTGTGGTCGCAGCACAGACAGCAATGGCTATTCCGTGCGGGTGGGCAATGAAGATCTGGGCTGGCGCTATGGCCTGCAAGTAACGCGCCAGGGTAATGACCTAGTGTTAATGGCAGTGCCCAACCAAGATCGCACTTCCCCTTCCCTAGAAATTGGGCGGACAAACGGCGTCACCAATGAATTTGCAGAAATTCAACTCAATTCTGGCTGGCGACTGACAAGACGCACCTATAACGGTCAAGCCCTCGGGCATATTTATATCACCCACGATCGCAACCTCGATGTTTTAATTGCGGAAGCTGGAGGCCGGACATCCACCGCCACCCATCCTACCCTACCCACACCGCCCCAAACCTCCACACCATCAATCCCATCTCCCAGTCCCACTCCCGGCACGACGGTGACGGTTCCCGGCAATCTAGCAGCCCTGCCCGAAGCGTCGCCTACCAGCACCCGCAGTTACCAAGTCTTAGTATCGGTGGCCACTCCAGCAGAACAGGCCCGTCTCCAGCAACTCGCCCCCGATTCGTTTCGCACCGTCGTAGATGGCTACAGCGTTATGCAGGCGGGTATCTTTCGGGAGCGCGATCGGGCAGCTTCTCTGCAGCAGCAGCTCATTCAAAATAATCTCAGCGCTCGCTTAGTACGCTCCAGCATCGATCTGAGCCAAGTGACCCCGCGG